The nucleotide sequence GTGGCGATGAGCAGCACGGCGCAGCCCAGGATCCAGGCGACGAGCCGTCCGGTGGGCCAGGCGTCGCCGCGGCGGCGCAGACGCACCACGCCCGCGACGTAGACCGCGGCGAACAGCAGCGCGGCGGTGCCGAAGATCAGGTCGAAGCGCCAGTCGAACATGAGCCTGCCGACCGTCGGCGGTCCGGCGAGGTCGTAGCCGAGTTCGACGTTCGGGATCGACGGGTTCAGCACGACGGGGGGCGGCGGCGGGGTGCGGCCCAGCGCGACGGCGATGCCGAACGTGATGCCGAAGACGGCCGCCTCGACCACGGCGAGCCGCAGCAGCATCCGGCGGTCGGCGGGGTCGCCGGCGAGGGCCGCGACGCCGCGGCGGCGCTGTTGCCAGCCGAGGCCGCCGAGGACCAGCAGAGCGGCCACCTTGCCGAGCACCAGCCAGCCGTAGCTGCTCGTGACGAGGTCGCTCGGCCGGACGCGGACCAGGGCGTTGACGATGCCCGACAGCGCCATCGCCACGAAGCACCACAGCGCGACGGCCGAGAACCGGCGCGCGGCGACGTCGGCGTGTTCGCCGCCACGCAGGGCGTGGGCCAGCAGCGCCAGCAGCCCGCCGGCCCAGATCGCGCCGGCGACGAGATGAATGAGGAGGCTGTTGGTGGCGAGGTCGTGCGAGCCACCCGAGGAGGAGTGTCCGGACAGCGCCAGCGGCAGCAGGGTGATCAGCGATCCGCCGAACAGCACCGGCGTCCACGCCCAGCGCAGCACCGGCAGGCCGGCGATCGTGACGATCGCGGCCAGGGCCGCGGTCCAGCGCCATGCGCCCGCGGTCTCGACCAGGCCGGCGATCGACCACACGTCCGTCGGCGTCAGTGACGACACCGGCTGGCCGGTGACGTCCGACGCCGTCAGCGGCACCAGCAGCGCGGCACTGACCGCCCACACCGCCGAGGCGAAGGTGCCGATCCGCAACGCGCGGTAGCCCGCCACGTCGAGCACGCCGGAGGTCTGCGGCGGAACCAGAAAGGCGGCCAACAGGAACGAGCCGACCGCGACGACGGCGGCGATCTCCCCCGCCGCCCGCACGAACGGCAGCCCGTAGTTCGTGACCGGCCCGGGGTTGGGCAGGCCGGTGGCCAGCAGTGCGTCGGTGAGGGCGAGCGCGGCGATCGCCGCCGCCGTGACGCCCGCCAGCAGTCCGACGCCCAGCAGCACCGGACCCACCGACGCCTGACGGGTGGCGCGTGGCGCGACGGTGGTCATCTCACCAGCGTATGGCGGCCGGCTGGGAGTGCGTCAGCGGGCGGGTTCCCGACGCTGCCGTTCGCGCTCCGCGAACTGCCGCCGGGACAGCTTCTCCACGGTGTCCATGTCGGCCAGGATGGCGCGCAGCTCGTCGACGAACGCTTCCCGCCGCTCGGCGAGATCGGCCGCCGGGGTGAGCAGGTTCTGGTCGGCGCACACCTGCCGGGCCGTCGTGAAGAGCAGCGCCGACACCGACTCGTTGCTCCGCACCCGGTCCTGCGCGACGTACTGCGCTCCGACGCCCAGCGCCCGCTGGGTCAGCTCCTTCTCCGGCACCTCGGCGGGCGAGTCGCAGAGCACGTCGGCGACGATCTCGTAGGCCTCGAAGAACGGCCGCAGCATGGCGCCGGCGACCAGCGGCCGCTTCTCGTGCAGCATCTCCTGGATGCATTCCGGCCCGGCGACGACGTCCTCCTGCCACGTCGACGACGCGTCGCCGGTGCGGCTGCGCGCCAGCCAGGACATCTCCTCGTCGACGTGCTCGCGGAACGCCGCGGAATCGGCGAAGTAGAAGTCGAACTTCAGCAGATCGCGCAGTCGCAGCGCCTGGGCCCAGAACGCCTCGACGCGGTCGCCCTCGGCGTGGGCGGCGTGCGCGAGCGCGAGGTCGACGATCGACGTCTCGAGGAACGCGTCGACGAGCGTGTTCCGGTAGAACGCGGCCTCGTGCTCGTCCTGCGGGGCGATCAGCCACACCGGCTCCCGGCCACCGTCGACGCGCGTGACCGGGTGTCCGCCGGAGAGCGCGTCGACCGCGGACCGCACGCCCTCGGGAGTCCGCAGCCGCAGCGCGCTGTTGGTGATCGGGGTCCGCTTGCGCTCGAGGTAGTCGAGCGAGTCCTGCAGCGTGTGGTGCAGCTGGTCCAGGGTCAGCGCGACACCGCGCGTCGTGAGCAGCAGGGCGGCGACCAACGCGGTGGCGTTGATCGGCGTCGCGCGCAGGATTCGCCAGGCCACCTCGAACGCCATCTTCTGCATGGCGAGGCGCTTGGCGTCGGCATCGGTGGTCATCGGCCCGTGCGGCTCGCCGAGGTACTCCCGCATCGACACCGCCTCCGGGAAGCGGACGTAGATCTTGCCGTAGCTGCGTTCACCCTGGGCCTTGATGTACCGGTACATCCAGGACAGGCCCTCGGGCGTCTTCTCGCCGCCGCGGGCGTAGGCGGCGTACTCGGCGGTCTCGTGCAGCTGGTCGAAGCTGATCGACACCGGCTGCAGCAAGATGTCGTCACTGCGCCCGTCGAGATAGGCGTCGGCGACGTAGGCCAGCAGACCGAGCTTGGGCGGCAACATCTTTCCGGTGCGCGACCGGGTGCCCTCGATGGCCCAGCTGAGGTTGAACCGCTTCTCCACGATGTAGCCGACGAATTGCCGCAGCACGTACTTGTACAGCGGGTCGTCGAGCTTGCGGCGCAGGAAGATGACCCCCGAGTGCCGCATCAGCGGACCCATGAACGCGAACGACAGGTTGACGCCGGCGAACGTGTGCACCGGCGGCAGCCGGTTCTCCTGCATGGCGACCGGGACGATGACCCCGTCCAGGTAGGACCGGTGGGAGAACAGCAGGACCGCCGGGTGGTTTTCCAACGCCTTGCGCATGGCCTCGACCTGCGCGCGGTCGTAGTCGACGTTCGGGTCGAAGCCGCGGCTGAAGATGGCGCGCCCCAGCGACGGGATCAGGTCCACCGAGAACCTGCTCCACCCCGTGGAGAGTTCGTCGAGCATCTCCCCGGCCTTCTCCACCGTGGCGTCCGGGATCTGCTCGAGCCCCTCGCGGAACTTGGCCGACGCCAGCATCTCCGGCTTGACCAGGCGCGGCGACTTGTACTCCGGTCCGAGCAGTCGCAGCTCGACCCGTTCGATGGCGAGGATCGCGCGGCGCAGGACGAAACGGGCGAATTCGCGTGGGTTCTCGGCGGTCGTCGTGTCGGACCACTGCCGGTGCAGCTCGGCGACCGTCGCCGGTTCGCCCGCCACGACGCGCGCCCGGGACGCGTCGCGCGCGAGGATGCGGCGCTGCAGGACGGTCGGCGGGCGGTAGGTGTCGCGGCCGGACAGCAGCGAGACGACCTTCGACCGCGTCGGCAGGCCGCCGGGCACCCAGAACACCCGGACCGGGACCACCGACCGGTCGTCGTCGGCCTCGAGCAGCTCCACCAGGCTCGCGAGCGCCGCCGCGGGCGGATCGTCGTCACCGGGAAGTTCGAGCACCTCGATGCGCGCCTCGGGATGCCTGCTGCGTTGGTCGGTCAGCCAGTCGGCCAGCAGTTCCCGCTCCGCGGCCGACCCGACCGACGCCAGCACGAGCGCGTCACCGGTGGGGTTGAAGGTGGCGAACTCGTCGGCCGACGGCTTCACCGACGGCCCTTGGCGGTGCGGCCGGTCGTGCCCTCCGCGGCGGTGGCGGCGTTCGGGGCGGCCTTATTGGCGGGCGCCTTCTTGGCAGCCGCTTTCTTGGCAGGAGCCTTCTTGGCGGGCGTCTTCTCGGCAGCCGCCTTCTTCGGGGGAGCCTTCTCTGCGCCGGCCTTCTTCCCGGCAGCCGAAGCCGTGTGCGCGTACGGCGGCAGCCCGTCGGGCAGGCCGTCATAGGGCCAGTCGGCCAGGGTGTCGACGTAGAGCTGGCGCACCTCGGCGATGCGGTCGTCGAGGTTCTCGCTGTTCCAGTCGTGCACCGGGATCGGCGGGAACACCGCGATGTCCACGAGCCCCGGGTTGAACGTGCTGGAGTTGCGGTGCGCGATCACCTCCGCGTTGCGGATGACGATGGGCACGATGGGCACCCCCGCGGACATCGCAATGCGGAACGGCCCCTTCTTGAACGGGCCGACGCTGGTGGTGTCGAGGCGCGTGCCCTCCGGCGCGATGAGCACCGACAGGCCCTTGCGGGCGAGTTCCTCGATCTTGTGCAGGCTCTCCACCGCGGCGGCCGGGTCGTCACGGTCGATGAACGCCGCGTCCATCACCTTGCCGATGCTGCCCATCAGCGGGTCCTTCTCCAGTTCCTTCTTGCCGACCGAGGTGAAGTCACTGCTGATCAGCCGGCCGGCGATCAGCGGATCGGCCTGGTTGCGGTGGTTGAAGACGAACACCGCGGGCCGCTGGGCGGTGAGGTTCTCCTCCCCGATCACGTTGAGGTCGATGCCGATGACGGTCATCAGCAGCCTGCTCCAGGTGGAGGTGAAGAAGTTGACCCCGGTGCGGCGATTGCGGGTCAGCAGGCCGATCCCGAGCGCGCCCGCCGCGGCGGGCACCAGCGACGCGATGCCCGCGACGGTCCTGATTTGCGACACCGGGCTGCTGCCGCTGCGGCTGGTGAACCGCAGGACCGGCCAACCCCGTTTGGCCGCAACGGCTTCCATCTTGCCGCCGGGATTGGTGGGCCGCGGGTTGCCCACCAGGTACATGAGCGCCACGTCCTCGTCGCCGTCGGCGTAGAAATAGCTCTTGGCGAGGTCGATGTCGTGTTGCGCCGCAAAGGCCTGCACGGCGCGGGCCTTGCCGGGCCCCCAGATGATGGGCCGCTTCACCTCGCCGCTGATGAGGCCGTCATCGTCGGTCTCGAACTCGTTGCACAACACGTTGTCGATGCCGAGGAACCGTGCCACCGGTTCGACCTGCACGGTGAGCGCCGAGGAGCTGAGCACCACCGTGTGCCCGCGAGCCTGGTGGGCACGCACCATGTCCCGCATCTCGGGGTACACCCGCTTCTCGACGTGCTGCAGGAACAGCCGCTCACCGAGTTCGGTGATGTCGCTCAGCGAGTTCCCGTGCAGCATGCGGGCGCCCTTGCCGATGAGGTCCTCGAACTCGCTGCGGCCAAGCTGATGGTTGAGGCCAGCCTGCACCATGCCGATGAACTCGCCGACGTTCATCTGTCCGCGGCGCAGCCGGTCCTGCGTCATCATGACGCCCGTGAACCCGGCGACCAGCGTGCCGTCGAGGTCGAAGAACGCCCCGATCTCCGGGCCCTCGGGACTGGCCTGGATCTCGGCCACCGATCCCGGCAGGCGCAGGTCGCGCCGGGGTTGACCGTTCTGCGAACTCACTGGGGCACGCTCCCGTCGGGTGGTGTCGGATGCTCGGGGTCGAGGCGGAACGAAGCGGGTACGGCGTGCGCGTCGCCGCCGAGGGCGAGCACCTCGTCGAAGCCCGCGGCCAGGCAGCGCGCCCAGGTCCGGTCCTCGGTGATCGACGCGCGGTCGTAGCGGGTGGTGATGGTGCAGTACCCGGCGCGCGACACCAGGACGACCATCATCGCCACGCCGGGCAGCGGCCCGAGTCCGTAGTGCCGCAGGATCTTCGCGCCGGAGATGAAGGTGTCGCCGGGGTAGATCGGCACGTTGCTCGCCTGCACGTCCGACCCGACCACCGAACCGGCGACGGACTCCAGGACGGGGTCGGGCAGCAGACTCAGGACCGGCGCCACCGAGCCGACGAGGTCGATGGCCCGCTCC is from Mycolicibacterium grossiae and encodes:
- a CDS encoding HAD-IB family hydrolase/lysophospholipid acyltransferase family protein, translated to MSSQNGQPRRDLRLPGSVAEIQASPEGPEIGAFFDLDGTLVAGFTGVMMTQDRLRRGQMNVGEFIGMVQAGLNHQLGRSEFEDLIGKGARMLHGNSLSDITELGERLFLQHVEKRVYPEMRDMVRAHQARGHTVVLSSSALTVQVEPVARFLGIDNVLCNEFETDDDGLISGEVKRPIIWGPGKARAVQAFAAQHDIDLAKSYFYADGDEDVALMYLVGNPRPTNPGGKMEAVAAKRGWPVLRFTSRSGSSPVSQIRTVAGIASLVPAAAGALGIGLLTRNRRTGVNFFTSTWSRLLMTVIGIDLNVIGEENLTAQRPAVFVFNHRNQADPLIAGRLISSDFTSVGKKELEKDPLMGSIGKVMDAAFIDRDDPAAAVESLHKIEELARKGLSVLIAPEGTRLDTTSVGPFKKGPFRIAMSAGVPIVPIVIRNAEVIAHRNSSTFNPGLVDIAVFPPIPVHDWNSENLDDRIAEVRQLYVDTLADWPYDGLPDGLPPYAHTASAAGKKAGAEKAPPKKAAAEKTPAKKAPAKKAAAKKAPANKAAPNAATAAEGTTGRTAKGRR
- a CDS encoding glycerol-3-phosphate 1-O-acyltransferase, which encodes MKPSADEFATFNPTGDALVLASVGSAAERELLADWLTDQRSRHPEARIEVLELPGDDDPPAAALASLVELLEADDDRSVVPVRVFWVPGGLPTRSKVVSLLSGRDTYRPPTVLQRRILARDASRARVVAGEPATVAELHRQWSDTTTAENPREFARFVLRRAILAIERVELRLLGPEYKSPRLVKPEMLASAKFREGLEQIPDATVEKAGEMLDELSTGWSRFSVDLIPSLGRAIFSRGFDPNVDYDRAQVEAMRKALENHPAVLLFSHRSYLDGVIVPVAMQENRLPPVHTFAGVNLSFAFMGPLMRHSGVIFLRRKLDDPLYKYVLRQFVGYIVEKRFNLSWAIEGTRSRTGKMLPPKLGLLAYVADAYLDGRSDDILLQPVSISFDQLHETAEYAAYARGGEKTPEGLSWMYRYIKAQGERSYGKIYVRFPEAVSMREYLGEPHGPMTTDADAKRLAMQKMAFEVAWRILRATPINATALVAALLLTTRGVALTLDQLHHTLQDSLDYLERKRTPITNSALRLRTPEGVRSAVDALSGGHPVTRVDGGREPVWLIAPQDEHEAAFYRNTLVDAFLETSIVDLALAHAAHAEGDRVEAFWAQALRLRDLLKFDFYFADSAAFREHVDEEMSWLARSRTGDASSTWQEDVVAGPECIQEMLHEKRPLVAGAMLRPFFEAYEIVADVLCDSPAEVPEKELTQRALGVGAQYVAQDRVRSNESVSALLFTTARQVCADQNLLTPAADLAERREAFVDELRAILADMDTVEKLSRRQFAERERQRREPAR
- a CDS encoding cytochrome c oxidase assembly protein, translated to MTTVAPRATRQASVGPVLLGVGLLAGVTAAAIAALALTDALLATGLPNPGPVTNYGLPFVRAAGEIAAVVAVGSFLLAAFLVPPQTSGVLDVAGYRALRIGTFASAVWAVSAALLVPLTASDVTGQPVSSLTPTDVWSIAGLVETAGAWRWTAALAAIVTIAGLPVLRWAWTPVLFGGSLITLLPLALSGHSSSGGSHDLATNSLLIHLVAGAIWAGGLLALLAHALRGGEHADVAARRFSAVALWCFVAMALSGIVNALVRVRPSDLVTSSYGWLVLGKVAALLVLGGLGWQQRRRGVAALAGDPADRRMLLRLAVVEAAVFGITFGIAVALGRTPPPPPVVLNPSIPNVELGYDLAGPPTVGRLMFDWRFDLIFGTAALLFAAVYVAGVVRLRRRGDAWPTGRLVAWILGCAVLLIATSSGIGRYMPAMFSVHMAAHMLLSMLVPVLLVLGAPVTLALRALPVAGRGEPPGPREWLLAALHSRVSRVLTHPIVALVLFVAGFYGLYFGGIFDAAAGTHAAHLAMNLHFLLSGYLFYWVVIGVDPTPRPIPPLAKLAVVFASLPLHAFFGVVLMGTQQVLAGSFYESLKLPWHTDLLDDQKLGGGIAWSAGEVPLVLVLLALLIQWTRSDRRTAKRLDRAADRDDDADLAAYNAMLAQLAQREGR